In Juglans microcarpa x Juglans regia isolate MS1-56 chromosome 4S, Jm3101_v1.0, whole genome shotgun sequence, a single window of DNA contains:
- the LOC121261957 gene encoding dnaJ homolog subfamily B member 6 has translation MDREGGSNGGSSCYYSVLGIRKDASFSDIRTAYRKLALKWHPDRWARKPSLAGEAKRRFQQIQEAHSVLSDQSKRSMYDAGLYDPLEDEDEEFCDFMQEMLSMMNKVKDEGDSFEDLQRMFAEMVGGDDMNMMRGFDVNEDPTATKKARVTSSPSKVNAAKRSSSRC, from the exons atggatcgGGAAGGAGGATCCAACGGCGGATCGTCTTGCTACTACTCCGTCCTCGGGATTCGCAAGGACGCCTCCTTCTCCGATATCCGCACCGCCTATCGCAAGCTTGCTCTG AAATGGCATCCCGACAGGTGGGCCCGGAAACCGTCGTTGGCGGGGGAGGCGAAACGGCGGTTTCAGCAAATCCAAGAGGCTCACTCCG TTCTCTCGGATCAGTCGAAGAGGTCAATGTACGACGCGGGGCTCTACGATCCTCTGGAGGACGAAGACGAG GAATTTTGTGATTTCATGCAAGAGATGCTGTCCATGATGAACAAAGTGAAAGACGAg GGGGACAGTTTCGAGGACCTTCAGAGGATGTTTGCGGAGATGGTCGGTGGGGACGATATGAACATGATGAGGGGTTTCGACGTTAACGAGGATCCGACGGCAACAAAGAAGGCACGTGTGACGTCGTCGCCGTCGAAGGTTAACGCGGCAAAGCGCAGCAGCTCTCGCTGTTAA